In Phragmites australis chromosome 17, lpPhrAust1.1, whole genome shotgun sequence, the following are encoded in one genomic region:
- the LOC133897251 gene encoding mitochondrial outer membrane protein porin 1, whose amino-acid sequence MVGPGLYTEIGKKARDLLYRDYQTDHKFTLTTYTSNGVAITATSTKKADLIFGEIQSQIKNKNITVDVKANSDSNVTTTVTIDEIATPGLKTILSFAVPDQRSGKFELQYLHDYAGVNASIGLTANPVVNLSSVFGTKALAVGADVSLDTATGNFTKYNAGLSFTNEDLIASLNLNNKGDSLTASYYHTVSQLASTAVGAELTHSFSTNENTLTFGAQHALDPLTLLKGRINNSGKASALIQHEWRPKSVVTISAEVDTKTIEKSSKVGIAVALKP is encoded by the exons ATGGTTGGACCAGGCCTCTACACCGAAATCGGCAAGAAGGCCAGGG ATCTGCTGTACAGGGACTACCAGACCGACCACAAGTTCACCCTCACCACCTACACCTCCAATGGTGTT GCAATTACAGCTACTAGCACAAAGAAAGCTGATCTGATTTTTGGTGAGATCCAATCACAGATaaagaacaagaacatcacCGTAGATGTGAAAGCAAACTCAGACTCCAAT GTCACTACTACAGTTACCATTGATGAGATTGCAACGCCAGGACTGAAGACCATCTTGAGCTTTGCTGTTCCTGATCAGAGATCTGGAAAG TTTGAGCTTCAGTACTTGCATGATTATGCTGGCGTTAATGCAAGCATTGGCTTGACAGCCAATCCTGTAGTCAACCTCTCCAGCGTGTTTGGAACCAAGGCTCTTGCAGTTGGTGCAGATGTCTCACTTGATACTGCCACTGGGAACTTCACCAAATACAATGCTGGGCTGAGCTTCACTAATGAAGACCTTATTGCATCCCTGAACCT GAATAACAAGGGAGACAGCCTTACTGCATCTTATTACCACACTGTCAGCCAATTGGCCAGCACAGCTGTTGGGGCAGAGCTGACTCACAGCTTCTCAACCAATGAAAACACCCTCACCTTCGGTGCCCAGCATGCTCTGGACCCACTCACCCTCTTGAAGGGCCGCATCAACAACTCTGGCAAGGCCAGCGCGCTGATCCAGCATGAGTGGAGGCCAAAGTCAGTGGTCACTATCTCTGCCGAGGTTGACACCAAGACCATCGAGAAGAGCTCAAAGGTCGGGATTGCGGTGGCCCTCAAGCCTTGA